The DNA sequence TGTACTCGTTCTCCCGCCCCGGCACCGGCTCGACCTTGTAGCACTTGCCCTGGTAGCGCTCGTAGGCCGTGAGCCGGTCGGTCCACACCACCGTCCAGGTCGCCGTCGACGACTCGCCGGCCACCGCGGCGCCGGCCTCCTCCGGCGGAACACCCGGCTGCGGCGTGACGCGGAACGCCGCGAGGATGTCGGTCGGCTTCGGCTCGTAGTCGGGCTGCCAGTACCCCATCTCCGCGTACGGGATTACGCCGGCACCCCAGCGCTCCGAGGCTTCTCCTCCTGACGCCATGTCTACTCCTGACGATTGACGGTCTCGGGGACAGTCACCATGTTGGCCCAAAGAACCTGGAGTTTCCATCAAGTATTTTGCGTCAATACTTGAGTGATCATTGAAGCATTGGCCCGTAGCGGCCCGAACGTCCCATGGCTCGGACACGCTACTCATCAATGGGGATGGCAGGTTCCCCCCACGGTTCCCCGGTTCGAGGGAGGGACAAACTGCGCTGTCTGGACCGCCTGGGGTGTGGTCGGGGCTCCGATACTTGGGTCGAGTCGTGCCGGCGCTGAGGAAGTACCCGCCTGAGCTGATGAAGCGGGCGGTTGGTACGGTGACCGGGCGCCGGCCCCTGCTGCGCGTCATCCCACGGCTCCCCGGCCCCGGCGTCGACCCTTGGAGCGGGTCGGTCGGCGACGCCGCTCGACTCGGTGATCGGGCTGCTTAGAGCGAACCGGTCAAGCGGCACGGCCGGTGGCGGCCTCTCGACCATGTCGGGTACGTCGCCGCCGAGCGGGCCGACCAGTACCACCACCGGCGCCAGCACAGCGCCACCGCGGACGACCCACCCGCCGAGTACGGACTCCTACCGTGCCCGCCGGCCCGCCGAGAGGGCCGCGGCCAGGTAACCCAGCCTCCACAGAACCCGCAGCGTTTCGCAGTGCGGCGGGGAGGCTCCTCGCCGGCTACGCCGACGGGCGGCCCTGTCGACGTGCGCGGCCCGACCTTTCCTTGGTCACTTCGGTGTCCGCTCTGGACGGGCCCGCCTTTTTGTTGACACATTAACAACTTAATAAAGGGTTAAGGGTAATCATTCGACTGATCGCTCAAGTTCCAGGGGTGTGAATGACGACTGCGGCGCGGCTTCGGGCGTTCGTGGCCGTGGCTGAGACCGGATCGGTGCGGGCCGCGGCACAACGGCTTGTGGTCACTGAGTCTGCGGTGTCGGCGGCGATCGCCGCGTTGACGCGGGAGGTTGGTGTGCCGCTGGTCGAGCGGGAGGGGCGAGGGTTGCGGCTCACCCTGTCGGGACGGACGTTCGCGGATTACGCGCGCACGATTCTTGGCCTGCATGAGGAGGCGTTGTCGGCTGCTCGGGGTGAGATGGATCCAGAGCGGGGGCGGGTTCGGGTGGCGGCGGTGACGACGGCGGGAGAACACGTCTTGCCGGTCGCGTTGGCCGCGTTCCGGGCTCGACATCCTGGGGTCGATCTGCGACTGGAGGTAGGTACCAGCGAGCACGTGTGGACGTTGCTCATGACTCATGAGGCTGATCTTGTGATCGCGGGGCGTCCTCCGCAGGATGTGGATGATGTCGTGGTGCGCGCGGTGCGTCCTAACGAGTTGCTCGTTGTCGCGGCGCCCGCGGTGGCGGAGGAGTTCGACCTTGCGCGGACCACGTGGCTGTTGCGTGAGGTGGGTTCGGGCACGCGTGCCACGTGTGAGGCGTTGCTCGCGAATCTTGAGGTCGATCCGCCACGGCTCACCTTGGGCTCCAACGGCGCCGTGGTGGCTGGTGCGGTGGCTGGGCTTGGTGTGACGCTGGTGTCACGTGATGCAGTGGCGCGGGAGCTTAGTGAGGGTGAGTTGGTCGTGGTGGAGGTGCCGGGTACTCCGTTGCATCGTCCGTGGCATGCGGTGACTCATCGCCGGTTCTCGGCGACTGCTGGTTTGTTGGTGGACCACCTTCTTAGTGGTGAAGATGGTGGGTCGGTGGGGTGGTGTCGTCCGTCGTGATTGGTGTCAATGCGATTGGTACCAACAGCCGTTGAGATCCCCCGGCTCAGACTTCCGGCACCAAAGTTAGCTGGGGTCTGGCCAGACCAGACGCCCACCTCGGTTCCCGGATTCAGGGAGATCCGCATCGGGTCGAGCGTGCTGTCCGGGGAGTCAGGCCTCGCCGAGGCCGCCCACGGGGTGTCGCAGATCAGCGTGGGCCACGTGGTGGAACCAGTTTTCGGGGGCTGGCAAGGCCGGACTGGCCGGCACTGCTGGCAAGACCGGGGCCCGCAGATTATCGAGTAGCTCACCGAGGCGGCCACCGGCGAGTTCCCCGATCAAGCTCGTAACCGACGACGAGCCAGCGGTCCCGCATTCACTCGGCTCATTGCCTCCCGACCTGATTTGCTTCACATCCGAGCCCGATACAAAACACCTCGGCAGAACGGGGTCCGGGAACGCGGTTTTGTGTCGCTGAAGTACGCACGGCTGTACCGGACCGAGGCCAGCGATGGGTCGATGCTCGACCCATCATCCGACACCCCGACCTCAGCGGGGTCCTCGCCGACGGCGGGAAGATCGCCGTGATGCACCTGATGAAGCCCAGCCCGTACTCCCCCTGTCACTTCTTCGAGCACTCGCTGGGACGGCGGTCGTAGCTCCTAGAAGAAGTGCGGGACAAGGTACCGTGACCCGGCGCAGGCGCTACACGTGAACTGGAGCTGTCCTGGTGTCTTAAGCAGGCATCAAGATGCTGGCTGGACGTGAGAACCGCTCACGCAGGTTAGGCCTCTGTGCACACCGCGCTCGGCCACCAACCCCCGGGAGGCGCGTACCCAACCACATAGGACAACCAGATCGGCTACTGGGTCCGGTCCAGGGCACCGGCGACAGCGGCTTGCCCCAGGCTGATTCCGCCGTCGTTCGGCGGGACCCGCGAGTGGGTCAGGACGCGGAAGCCTCGCGCCTCGAGCAGGTCGACGAGCCGGTCGAGGAGCACGACGTTCTGGAAGACG is a window from the Carbonactinospora thermoautotrophica genome containing:
- a CDS encoding LysR family transcriptional regulator, encoding MTTAARLRAFVAVAETGSVRAAAQRLVVTESAVSAAIAALTREVGVPLVEREGRGLRLTLSGRTFADYARTILGLHEEALSAARGEMDPERGRVRVAAVTTAGEHVLPVALAAFRARHPGVDLRLEVGTSEHVWTLLMTHEADLVIAGRPPQDVDDVVVRAVRPNELLVVAAPAVAEEFDLARTTWLLREVGSGTRATCEALLANLEVDPPRLTLGSNGAVVAGAVAGLGVTLVSRDAVARELSEGELVVVEVPGTPLHRPWHAVTHRRFSATAGLLVDHLLSGEDGGSVGWCRPS